A single region of the Rathayibacter rathayi genome encodes:
- a CDS encoding Dabb family protein — protein sequence MTDIRDTAETVGSRWRSGPERAATVLDEIGPERFVARDFRPGILRHIVLIRFRPTALAAEAAEVVRRFLALADECVRDGRPYIESIETGPQLSIEGAGEGFDRAFLLTFSSEGDLHYYLGRPAVQDPTHWDPAHDVFKEFVGPFVDTAGIVAFDFRPEAH from the coding sequence ATGACGGACATCAGGGACACGGCCGAGACGGTCGGCTCGCGCTGGCGCAGCGGACCGGAGCGGGCCGCAACGGTCCTCGATGAGATCGGCCCCGAGCGCTTCGTCGCGCGGGACTTCCGCCCCGGGATACTGCGGCACATCGTCCTGATCCGCTTCCGTCCGACGGCACTGGCCGCCGAGGCCGCAGAGGTCGTCCGGCGCTTCCTCGCTCTGGCCGACGAGTGCGTGCGCGACGGGCGGCCCTACATCGAGTCGATCGAGACCGGGCCGCAGCTAAGCATCGAGGGCGCGGGCGAGGGATTCGACCGCGCATTTCTGCTGACCTTCTCGTCCGAGGGCGACCTGCACTACTACCTTGGCCGCCCCGCGGTCCAGGATCCCACCCACTGGGATCCGGCGCACGACGTGTTCAAGGAGTTCGTCGGGCCATTCGTCGATACGGCCGGCATCGTCGCGTTCGACTTCCGGCCCGAGGCTCACTGA
- a CDS encoding NUDIX hydrolase: MATPEFVLRLRERIGTELLWLTGVTAVILREEPTLEVLLVRRADTGAWTAVTGIIDPGETVAGTARREAQEEAGVEIVVERLVQVHTLPPMQYPNGDRAQYLDQVVRCRWISGEAHVADDESTEVGWFAPDALPPMSGDHRARIERALSAEPGCSLD; encoded by the coding sequence ATGGCCACTCCCGAGTTCGTCCTGCGGCTGCGCGAGCGGATCGGGACCGAGCTGCTCTGGCTCACCGGAGTGACCGCGGTCATCCTCCGTGAGGAGCCGACGCTCGAAGTCCTGCTCGTGCGCCGCGCCGATACCGGTGCCTGGACGGCCGTCACCGGCATCATCGACCCGGGCGAGACCGTCGCCGGTACCGCCCGCCGGGAGGCGCAGGAGGAGGCGGGCGTCGAGATCGTGGTCGAGCGCCTCGTGCAGGTGCACACCCTCCCCCCGATGCAGTACCCCAACGGGGACCGCGCGCAGTACCTCGACCAGGTGGTTCGCTGCCGCTGGATCTCCGGGGAGGCCCACGTCGCCGACGACGAGTCCACCGAAGTCGGCTGGTTCGCGCCCGACGCCCTGCCGCCGATGTCTGGCGATCACCGTGCCCGGATCGAGCGGGCGCTCTCCGCTGAGCCGGGTTGCTCGCTGGACTGA
- a CDS encoding EamA family transporter has protein sequence MTAESTATAVLPDAGAPKSARRLGSGLVIALAASAAFGLSGPFVKPLLEAGWTPAAAVLWRAGGAAVILAIPAVLSLRGRRHVLRRNLGTIALYGVFAVLAAQLCFSSAIEHLSVGIALLIEYLAPVFLVLFAWARTRRHPGRFTLAGSALALGGLVLVLDVSGESSPELIGIAWALTASLGLCVYYVIAGRVDPELPPIALTAGAMVVGAVILLVLGVLGVTPLRATFGTVPFVGAEVSWLLPAGVILGMSTVLAYLLGIEGGRRLGTRIASFAGLTEVLFSIAAAWLILGELPAPIQFGGGALILAGVVLVRLQREPSTP, from the coding sequence ATGACCGCCGAGAGCACTGCCACCGCCGTCCTCCCCGACGCTGGAGCGCCGAAGTCCGCCCGCCGTCTCGGCTCCGGCCTCGTGATCGCCCTGGCCGCGTCGGCGGCGTTCGGTCTGAGCGGGCCCTTCGTGAAGCCGCTGCTCGAAGCCGGCTGGACGCCCGCGGCGGCGGTCCTCTGGCGGGCGGGCGGCGCAGCCGTGATCCTCGCGATCCCCGCCGTCCTCTCCCTCCGCGGCCGCCGGCATGTGCTCCGGCGGAACCTCGGCACGATCGCGCTTTACGGAGTGTTCGCGGTCCTCGCCGCTCAGCTCTGCTTCTCCAGCGCGATCGAGCACCTCTCCGTCGGTATCGCCCTGCTGATCGAGTACCTCGCCCCCGTCTTCCTCGTCCTGTTCGCCTGGGCGCGCACCCGCCGCCATCCCGGCCGCTTCACCCTCGCCGGCTCGGCGCTCGCGCTCGGCGGCCTCGTGCTCGTGCTCGACGTGTCCGGCGAGTCCTCGCCCGAGCTGATCGGAATCGCGTGGGCCTTGACCGCCTCGCTCGGCCTCTGCGTCTACTACGTCATCGCCGGTCGCGTCGATCCCGAGCTGCCGCCGATCGCGCTCACTGCGGGGGCGATGGTCGTCGGTGCGGTGATCCTGCTGGTCCTCGGGGTGCTCGGAGTGACGCCGCTGCGCGCGACCTTCGGCACCGTGCCGTTCGTCGGCGCCGAGGTGAGCTGGCTCCTGCCCGCGGGCGTGATCCTGGGCATGTCGACGGTGCTGGCCTATCTGCTCGGGATCGAGGGCGGACGCCGGCTCGGGACCCGCATCGCCTCCTTCGCCGGGCTGACCGAGGTGCTCTTCTCGATCGCGGCCGCGTGGTTGATCCTCGGCGAGCTGCCCGCGCCGATCCAGTTCGGCGGCGGCGCGCTGATTCTCGCGGGAGTGGTGCTGGTGCGTCTCCAGCGCGAGCCCAGTACCCCGTGA
- a CDS encoding CGNR zinc finger domain-containing protein, with translation MVFAYDVEASLTSTATLVNTLPELSTSGEDEMATVEQLNDFLLENRYTGSRDGSADELEAVRAIRSSLRTLWLTRAEEDLVPVVNGMLDSARALPQLVRHGPYGWHLHATRDESPLATRILVEAAMAFVDVIRGDERERIRICAAEDCEAVLVDFSRNRSKRYCDTGNCGNRANVAAYRARRASQ, from the coding sequence ATGGTGTTCGCCTATGACGTCGAGGCGTCGCTGACCTCGACAGCCACCCTGGTCAACACGCTCCCCGAACTCTCGACCTCCGGCGAGGACGAGATGGCGACGGTCGAGCAGTTGAACGATTTTCTCCTCGAGAACCGCTACACCGGCAGCCGCGACGGATCGGCCGACGAGCTGGAGGCGGTGCGGGCGATCCGCTCCTCCCTGCGCACTCTCTGGCTCACCCGGGCCGAGGAGGATCTCGTGCCCGTGGTGAACGGGATGCTCGACTCCGCACGCGCGCTGCCGCAACTGGTGCGGCACGGACCCTACGGCTGGCACCTCCACGCGACGCGCGACGAGAGCCCGCTCGCTACGCGCATCCTGGTCGAGGCGGCGATGGCGTTCGTCGATGTGATCCGCGGAGACGAGCGCGAGCGGATCCGCATCTGCGCCGCGGAGGACTGCGAGGCGGTACTCGTCGACTTCTCGCGCAACCGGTCGAAACGCTACTGCGACACGGGGAACTGCGGGAACCGCGCGAACGTCGCGGCGTACCGCGCCCGGCGAGCCTCGCAGTAG
- a CDS encoding DEAD/DEAH box helicase translates to MPKNKKPAGGRPAKNFEPNRFGASSGKSQLGGRSRFPAAKPGSRSEGHRGFRPIDENAPKKARWNADERAARATERTERPARGYDRDERPSRSFGRDERPSRGYDRDARPARGGDRDDRPGRSYDREARPARGYDRDTRPARSHDRDERPARSNDRNERPARSFDRDARPARSHDRDERPARSYGRDERPARTNDRDVRPARGYDRSDRPARSSDRSDRPARSFDRDERPARSYDRGDRPSRSFDQDARPSRSHGRGDRPTRSYDRDSRPSRRDSGSDFYPSRDARTPHQADDVVLERLEATATLAVDVEGVTFGDLGLGGNIVRMLTELGAASPFPIQAATIPEVLAGKDVLGRGKTGSGKTIAFGAPVVERLMENNGAKGRKPGRAPRALILAPTRELAMQIDRTIQPIARSVGLFTTTIYGGVPQYKQVGALQRGVDIVIATPGRLEDLVEQGRLDLSNITITVLDEADHMCDLGFLEPVQRILRQTIDGGQRLLFSATLDKGVATLVDEFLVDPSVHEVAGEDQASSSIDHRVLLIEHRDKAEIIEQLAARDGKTLIFTRTRAFAEQLAEQLDHADIPATSLHGDLNQSRRTRNLALLTSGRVDVLVATDVAARGIHVDDIDLVIQADAPDEYKTYLHRSGRTGRAGKKGTVVTLITRNRRRRMEELLDRAEIEAEMVDARPGDRILREISAAAE, encoded by the coding sequence ATGCCCAAGAACAAGAAGCCTGCCGGTGGCCGTCCGGCCAAGAACTTTGAACCCAACCGCTTTGGCGCCTCCAGCGGGAAGTCGCAACTCGGCGGACGCTCGCGCTTCCCCGCGGCCAAGCCCGGCTCGCGCAGCGAGGGCCACCGCGGCTTCCGCCCGATCGACGAGAACGCGCCCAAGAAGGCGCGGTGGAACGCCGATGAGCGCGCGGCGCGCGCCACCGAGCGCACGGAGCGCCCGGCCCGCGGGTACGACCGCGACGAGCGGCCGTCCCGCTCCTTCGGTCGCGACGAGCGACCCTCCCGGGGTTACGACCGCGATGCGCGACCGGCGCGTGGCGGCGACCGCGACGACCGGCCCGGCCGCTCGTACGACCGCGAAGCCCGCCCGGCACGCGGCTACGACCGCGATACCCGGCCTGCTCGCTCCCACGACCGCGACGAGCGTCCTGCGCGCTCGAACGACCGGAACGAGCGTCCGGCTCGCTCCTTCGACCGCGATGCGCGTCCTGCTCGCTCCCATGACCGCGACGAGCGTCCGGCTCGTTCCTACGGACGCGACGAGCGGCCCGCCCGCACGAACGATCGCGACGTCCGTCCGGCCCGCGGCTACGACCGCAGCGACCGGCCCGCCCGGTCCTCTGACCGCAGCGACCGTCCGGCTCGCTCGTTTGACCGCGACGAGCGGCCCGCCCGCTCCTACGACCGCGGCGACCGTCCCTCCCGCTCGTTCGACCAGGACGCGCGTCCCTCGCGCAGTCACGGCCGCGGCGACCGCCCGACTCGCTCCTACGACCGCGACTCCCGGCCCTCGCGCCGCGACTCCGGCTCGGACTTCTACCCCAGTCGCGACGCCCGCACGCCGCATCAGGCCGATGACGTCGTGCTCGAGCGCCTCGAGGCGACGGCCACGCTCGCCGTCGATGTCGAGGGCGTCACGTTCGGCGACCTCGGTCTGGGCGGCAACATCGTCCGGATGCTGACCGAGCTGGGAGCGGCGTCACCGTTCCCGATCCAGGCCGCGACCATTCCCGAGGTGCTCGCCGGCAAAGATGTTCTCGGACGCGGCAAGACTGGCTCCGGCAAAACGATCGCCTTCGGTGCTCCCGTCGTCGAGCGACTGATGGAGAACAACGGAGCCAAGGGTCGCAAGCCGGGCCGTGCTCCGCGTGCGCTCATCCTGGCGCCCACCCGTGAACTCGCGATGCAGATCGACCGCACGATCCAGCCGATCGCCCGCTCGGTCGGACTGTTCACGACGACCATCTACGGAGGCGTCCCCCAGTACAAGCAGGTGGGCGCGCTCCAGCGCGGGGTCGACATCGTCATCGCGACGCCGGGCCGCCTCGAGGACCTCGTCGAGCAGGGCCGACTCGACCTTTCGAACATCACCATCACGGTGCTCGACGAGGCCGACCACATGTGCGACCTGGGCTTCCTCGAGCCAGTGCAGCGGATCCTCCGCCAGACCATCGACGGCGGCCAGCGCCTGCTGTTCTCTGCCACGCTCGACAAGGGCGTCGCGACGCTCGTCGACGAGTTCCTGGTCGATCCGAGCGTCCACGAGGTCGCCGGCGAGGACCAAGCCTCCTCAAGCATCGACCACCGCGTGCTCCTGATCGAGCACCGGGACAAGGCCGAGATAATCGAGCAGCTCGCCGCCCGCGACGGCAAGACGCTGATCTTCACTCGCACCCGGGCCTTCGCGGAGCAGCTCGCCGAGCAGCTCGACCACGCGGATATCCCCGCGACCAGCCTGCACGGCGACCTCAACCAGTCCCGCCGCACGCGCAACCTCGCTCTGCTGACCAGCGGGCGCGTGGACGTGCTCGTCGCGACCGACGTCGCCGCTCGCGGTATCCACGTCGACGACATCGACCTGGTGATCCAGGCCGATGCCCCCGATGAGTACAAGACGTACCTGCACCGCTCCGGCCGCACCGGCCGCGCGGGCAAGAAGGGCACAGTCGTCACTCTCATCACCCGCAACCGCCGTCGTCGCATGGAGGAGCTGCTCGACCGCGCCGAGATCGAGGCCGAGATGGTTGACGCCCGCCCCGGCGACCGCATCCTCCGCGAGATCAGCGCAGCTGCTGAGTAG
- a CDS encoding fasciclin domain-containing protein, whose amino-acid sequence MRSTKRSALAAFALLGTAALGLTACSSGSGSTTTSSDAGTEMSTPMASPTSASSTPKATMDPTANLVGAGCAAYAAQVPDGAGSVEGMSLDPVATAASNNPLLTTLTAAVSGGLNPDVNLVDTLNSGEFTVFAPVDDAFAKLDAATVDTLKTPEGAATLSSILTYHVVPGQIAPDAIVGDHATVQGGKVTVTGSGDNLKVNDASVICGGVQTANATVYLIDTVLTPPAS is encoded by the coding sequence ATGCGATCCACCAAGCGTTCCGCCCTCGCCGCATTCGCCCTGCTGGGCACCGCCGCCCTCGGCCTCACTGCCTGCTCGAGCGGAAGCGGCTCGACCACCACCTCCAGCGACGCGGGGACCGAGATGTCGACCCCGATGGCAAGCCCGACCTCCGCCTCTTCCACCCCGAAGGCCACGATGGATCCCACCGCGAACCTTGTCGGTGCCGGCTGTGCCGCTTACGCCGCCCAGGTCCCGGACGGTGCCGGTTCGGTCGAGGGCATGTCGCTCGACCCCGTTGCGACCGCCGCATCGAACAACCCGCTGCTGACCACCCTGACCGCAGCGGTCTCCGGTGGCCTCAACCCCGATGTCAACCTCGTCGACACCCTGAACAGCGGTGAGTTCACGGTCTTCGCTCCGGTCGACGACGCGTTCGCGAAGCTCGACGCGGCCACTGTTGATACCCTCAAGACCCCCGAGGGCGCGGCGACGCTGTCCTCGATCCTGACCTACCACGTCGTCCCCGGCCAGATTGCTCCTGACGCGATCGTCGGCGACCACGCCACCGTCCAGGGCGGCAAGGTCACCGTGACCGGTTCCGGCGACAACCTGAAGGTCAACGACGCTTCGGTCATCTGCGGCGGCGTCCAGACCGCCAACGCGACCGTTTACCTCATTGACACCGTGCTGACCCCCCCGGCCAGCTAA
- a CDS encoding YcnI family protein, whose amino-acid sequence MTCSPSSFSRLRIAGSGALVAAGAIALALAAPTAASAHVTAAASSTAAGSYTVITFSLAHGCEGSPTTGLTITMPDGINSVSPTVNPNWDVVKNEVAVSEPVTDSHGNTATKRVSDVVYTAKTPLADGYRDTVQLQLQLPEDSAGSTLEFPVLQTCETGSTAWDQPTVEGQNEPELPAPTVAVTAAEAGSGHDGGHHGSGDEDGDDEVATAASTTTAAGGDDLVARILGVGGLVVGAVGVAVGLASRRRDPRASA is encoded by the coding sequence ATGACCTGCTCTCCCTCATCTTTTTCACGCCTGCGCATCGCGGGCAGTGGCGCGCTCGTCGCCGCAGGAGCGATCGCACTCGCGCTCGCCGCCCCGACCGCCGCCAGCGCCCATGTGACCGCTGCCGCGAGCAGCACCGCCGCCGGCTCCTACACCGTCATCACCTTCTCCCTCGCCCACGGCTGCGAGGGATCACCCACGACGGGTCTCACCATCACGATGCCCGACGGGATCAACTCGGTCAGCCCGACCGTCAACCCGAACTGGGACGTCGTCAAGAACGAAGTTGCAGTCTCGGAACCCGTTACGGACTCCCACGGCAACACCGCGACGAAGCGTGTCTCGGACGTCGTCTACACGGCGAAGACTCCGCTCGCCGACGGCTATCGCGACACGGTCCAGCTCCAGCTCCAGCTCCCCGAGGACTCGGCCGGCTCCACTCTGGAGTTCCCGGTGCTGCAGACCTGCGAGACGGGCAGCACCGCCTGGGACCAGCCGACCGTTGAGGGCCAGAACGAGCCGGAGCTGCCCGCTCCCACGGTCGCGGTGACCGCTGCGGAGGCCGGTTCCGGCCACGACGGCGGACATCACGGCAGCGGAGATGAAGACGGAGACGACGAGGTCGCGACAGCAGCCTCAACGACGACTGCGGCGGGCGGTGACGATCTGGTCGCCCGAATTCTCGGCGTCGGTGGCCTCGTCGTCGGAGCGGTCGGTGTCGCCGTCGGTCTCGCATCCCGCCGCCGCGACCCTCGGGCGTCGGCGTGA
- a CDS encoding copper resistance CopC family protein: protein MTHRRLLLSVAAIGLLSSIAVAAPASAHNYLVSTTPAADSTVTEQPRTLELTTNDDLLVLGTDGTAAALRVVGPDGLYYGDGCVAVVGPEASMPLELGAPGEYTVTWQVVSTDGHPVSGQYTFDWAPTEGSALAEGSRAIPDCNGTIAVSGSAESADDAQAVSGSDPALIGDVLWIGGALVAVAAAIGVTLLVLRRRPRG, encoded by the coding sequence GTGACCCATCGCAGACTCCTGCTCTCCGTGGCCGCGATCGGGCTCCTCAGCTCGATCGCGGTCGCGGCACCCGCCAGCGCGCACAACTATCTCGTCTCGACAACTCCGGCGGCGGACTCCACGGTGACCGAGCAGCCGAGAACGCTGGAACTCACGACCAATGACGATCTCCTCGTGCTAGGGACGGACGGGACGGCGGCCGCACTGCGCGTTGTCGGTCCGGATGGGCTCTACTACGGGGACGGCTGCGTCGCCGTCGTCGGGCCGGAGGCCTCGATGCCGCTAGAACTCGGCGCACCGGGTGAATACACGGTGACCTGGCAGGTCGTGTCGACGGATGGGCACCCCGTGTCAGGGCAGTACACGTTCGACTGGGCGCCGACCGAGGGTAGTGCGCTCGCCGAAGGATCACGCGCGATCCCGGACTGTAACGGGACTATCGCGGTCTCGGGAAGTGCCGAGTCGGCTGACGACGCTCAAGCAGTGTCCGGATCGGACCCCGCGCTGATCGGTGACGTGCTCTGGATCGGCGGCGCGCTCGTCGCTGTCGCAGCCGCTATCGGAGTCACGCTACTCGTGCTCCGCCGGCGACCCCGCGGCTGA
- a CDS encoding HAD family hydrolase, with translation MAAAKNRDEKTAENAAVLFDIDGTLADTNFLHVEAWSRAFWQCDLVVPAWRIQRAIGADSSKLLDMLLEEDVNDDRRALLTSLHRKNYDETTARIAPLPGARELVATLVGRGVHVVLATSAPQNELDVLLDVLDLGGSVHAVTSGADVSTAKPAPDLITIALERAGVSADHAIMLGDATWDVIAAERAGLASVGVLSGGTSEHDLREAGAVAVYDDAAAVLTGIDEGPLASLLS, from the coding sequence ATGGCGGCAGCAAAGAACCGCGACGAGAAGACCGCCGAGAACGCGGCGGTCCTGTTCGACATCGACGGGACGCTCGCGGACACCAACTTCCTCCACGTCGAGGCATGGTCGCGGGCCTTCTGGCAGTGCGACCTCGTCGTCCCCGCCTGGCGAATTCAGCGTGCGATCGGCGCGGATTCGTCGAAACTGCTCGACATGCTCCTCGAGGAGGACGTGAACGACGACCGACGTGCGCTGCTGACATCGCTGCACAGGAAAAACTACGACGAGACGACAGCCCGGATCGCTCCCCTGCCGGGAGCACGAGAACTCGTCGCTACGCTCGTGGGCCGTGGGGTCCACGTCGTCCTCGCGACGTCGGCGCCGCAGAACGAGCTCGACGTTCTTCTTGACGTCCTCGATCTCGGCGGCTCCGTTCACGCGGTCACCAGCGGTGCTGATGTCTCAACCGCGAAGCCCGCACCGGACCTGATCACAATCGCCCTTGAACGGGCGGGCGTGTCAGCGGACCATGCGATCATGCTGGGCGACGCGACGTGGGACGTCATCGCCGCTGAACGGGCCGGATTGGCGAGCGTCGGTGTCCTCTCCGGCGGCACCTCCGAGCACGATCTCCGGGAGGCCGGTGCGGTCGCCGTCTATGACGACGCCGCCGCCGTCCTCACGGGTATCGACGAGGGCCCGCTCGCGAGCCTCCTGAGCTGA
- a CDS encoding ABC transporter ATP-binding protein, with amino-acid sequence MSTLRRPQIARDPATHRSPSSDVVVEVQGLAKTYGDFRVIAGLDLEVHRGEIFGLLGPNGAGKTTTIDLLVGLRRPTSGSVRVLGLDPAVDRTEFTARVAVQPQEASIYETLTVAETLRLIAALHASPRPVAEIAEHIGLADQARVRVRRLSGGQRRRLLLGVALIGDPEVVVLDEPSAGLDPAARQSLWALISSLRERGTTVVITTHHMDEAAVLCDRVAIVVDGAIVALDAPDELVRQSSAQRRVTFTLSGETAIDDLRSHVGVVSLETAPLESGQRVDVVTTDSDELLAHLITNGWRPRDLLISTQTLEDVFLALAETSDYASRSRGRTTKKGRKQR; translated from the coding sequence ATGAGCACGCTGCGACGACCCCAGATTGCGCGCGATCCGGCCACACACCGCTCCCCGAGTAGCGACGTCGTCGTGGAGGTTCAGGGTCTCGCCAAGACTTACGGCGACTTCCGAGTCATCGCGGGCCTGGACCTCGAGGTGCATCGCGGCGAGATTTTCGGGCTCCTTGGGCCGAACGGTGCAGGTAAGACCACCACGATCGACCTGCTGGTCGGGCTCCGCCGTCCGACTTCCGGTTCTGTGCGCGTCCTCGGCCTCGACCCTGCGGTCGACCGGACCGAGTTCACGGCCCGCGTCGCGGTACAGCCCCAGGAGGCGAGCATCTACGAGACCTTGACCGTCGCTGAGACGCTGCGTCTCATCGCTGCGCTGCACGCGTCGCCCCGACCGGTCGCCGAGATCGCCGAACACATCGGTCTGGCCGATCAGGCCCGGGTCCGCGTCCGGCGTCTCTCCGGCGGTCAGCGGCGGCGGCTCCTCCTGGGCGTCGCTCTGATCGGCGACCCGGAGGTCGTGGTGCTCGATGAACCCTCAGCCGGACTGGATCCGGCGGCACGACAGAGCCTCTGGGCCCTGATCTCCTCGCTCCGGGAGCGTGGGACGACCGTCGTCATCACCACGCACCACATGGACGAGGCCGCTGTGCTCTGCGATCGCGTGGCGATAGTGGTCGACGGGGCGATCGTCGCCCTCGATGCTCCCGACGAACTGGTGCGCCAAAGCTCGGCGCAACGACGGGTGACGTTCACCCTCTCTGGGGAGACCGCGATCGACGATCTGCGATCCCATGTCGGCGTCGTGTCGCTCGAGACCGCGCCGCTCGAGTCCGGTCAGCGGGTCGACGTCGTCACCACCGACTCGGACGAACTTCTCGCGCACTTGATCACCAACGGTTGGCGACCGCGCGATCTCCTCATCAGCACGCAGACCCTCGAGGACGTGTTCCTCGCGCTCGCCGAGACGAGCGACTACGCGTCTCGCTCGCGTGGGCGGACGACGAAGAAGGGACGGAAGCAGCGATGA
- a CDS encoding ABC transporter permease, giving the protein MTASLDSPPRSALAELSLTNARELLRDGKTMFFIVFFPLFFLGLFSFLASTIDAKSPQPVVAVTQSADSAAFVHRLEAAGFVASEAAPGATAQDATAVVTIHDASASVLLDAEKKPQWRGLVDSIAADGIAKTSITAVYTDGSAVFDPLRTSLASIVMVSFLTLALLGTAVPVVALRGKGTLRLLGTTPLRRSTFILSQSPARFLLGVAQLALVVAVAAVLGYLSPAATPRLIVTALLGLTMLFAIGYLFGSRASNSEATTTVLSLLIPVALMLSGSVIPLSVFPAQVQAAVGWLPTTVLAKALSVDLVGDVTAIDLRVAWGVMAAVAVLAVVLASVLFRWDQGEER; this is encoded by the coding sequence ATGACCGCCAGTCTCGATTCGCCGCCTCGCTCGGCGCTCGCCGAACTCAGCCTCACCAATGCGCGGGAACTCCTGCGCGATGGGAAGACCATGTTCTTCATCGTGTTCTTTCCCCTGTTCTTCCTCGGGTTGTTCTCGTTCCTGGCGAGCACCATCGACGCGAAGTCGCCTCAGCCGGTGGTCGCCGTGACCCAGTCCGCGGACAGCGCGGCCTTTGTTCACCGGCTCGAGGCCGCGGGGTTCGTCGCGAGCGAGGCGGCGCCCGGGGCCACCGCCCAGGATGCGACGGCCGTTGTCACGATACACGATGCCTCGGCGTCTGTGCTACTCGATGCGGAGAAGAAGCCGCAGTGGCGTGGGCTGGTCGACAGTATCGCGGCCGACGGTATCGCGAAGACGAGTATCACCGCCGTCTACACCGACGGTTCGGCTGTGTTCGATCCACTGCGCACCAGTCTCGCCTCGATCGTGATGGTCTCGTTCCTGACTCTCGCCCTGCTCGGCACAGCGGTTCCGGTCGTCGCGCTGCGCGGCAAGGGGACTCTGCGTCTGCTCGGAACAACACCGCTACGACGATCGACCTTCATCCTGTCGCAGTCACCCGCCCGGTTCCTGCTCGGAGTGGCGCAGCTGGCGCTCGTCGTCGCGGTCGCGGCGGTGCTCGGCTATCTCAGCCCCGCCGCTACGCCGCGCCTGATCGTGACCGCCCTGCTCGGTCTCACCATGCTCTTCGCGATCGGGTACCTTTTCGGGTCCCGCGCCTCGAATTCGGAGGCGACCACTACCGTGCTCTCGCTGCTCATCCCCGTCGCGCTGATGCTCTCGGGGTCCGTCATACCGTTGAGTGTCTTCCCGGCGCAGGTGCAAGCGGCGGTCGGTTGGCTGCCGACGACAGTGCTCGCGAAAGCGCTGTCCGTCGATCTCGTCGGCGACGTCACAGCGATAGACCTCAGGGTCGCCTGGGGCGTGATGGCGGCGGTCGCGGTGCTCGCCGTGGTTCTGGCCTCGGTCCTTTTCCGCTGGGACCAGGGGGAGGAGCGATGA